The following are encoded together in the Chanodichthys erythropterus isolate Z2021 chromosome 16, ASM2448905v1, whole genome shotgun sequence genome:
- the scg2b gene encoding secretogranin-2b, which translates to MMLSLPKLSARGVAVLLATLLQTLSVQGASVRHHRLRGGDQAGFLAPSSDMIKALEYIESLKQRADGPESPTGDYDEVDKFRFLVQLASLQDENTPTRGDDTSHWPDNKVPQWVRSLLRMLEQTGESPESQPAPGNERRLHKSRRPLADSESPVGDYGGFVKPHKKYPLMFEDEENRRDNKRATEDLDEQYTPQSLANMRSIFEELGKLSAAQNQKRENQDDEDGDDDDDLYRVRNLAYEDVTGGEEWVPLEEQLETEEVVKGSHEEYERGLGDNGEQGEAIERRAIPTEEDDQNPEDDTKLVDYYLLKVLEMTDQAQKRDLMEGRRRLLSRPSLIDPRAVKQLLSAISMKLQVPPEDLVGMLFMEETRKQQQRLPENQLVRKPSQPRYKSRVIKYYNGRQPEVTVSDIPHDVKTEDILKVLGLGNLANKNAKFSLLKQRPYKTAVAKYFNPSGRRGGLFLSELNKAPSKRKDDYDDDAVDEDEESTFLAAKLLTEYPDTSSSDRKRAIDSAANGQLPYEMYEEAMKDFFDQVDNGKSTLTKRDTQGKEEAEVPQKPPSQDSVQETVDQTSPVSGTEEGKEYHGKMVAGM; encoded by the coding sequence ATGAtgttgtcactaccgaaactgTCCGCCAGAGGGGTGGCGGTCCTGCTCGCTACCCTCCTCCAAACACTATCTGTGCAGGGCGCCTCAGTGCGCCACCATCGCCTGCGAGGCGGAGACCAAGCTGGATTCCTTGCTCCCAGCTCTGATATGATCAAAGCCCTGGAGTACATCGAAAGCTTGAAGCAAAGAGCCGATGGACCAGAGAGCCCTACCGGGGACTATGACGAGGTGGACAAATTCCGATTTCTAGTGCAGCTCGCCTCTCTACAGGATGAGAATACACCCACGCGTGGCGATGACACCTCCCATTGGCCTGATAACAAGGTGCCACAGTGGGTTCGATCTTTGCTGCGGATGCTCGAACAGACTGGAGAGAGCCCGGAAAGCCAGCCAGCGCCTGGTAATGAGCGGCGCCTTCACAAGAGCAGACGCCCATTGGCAGACTCGGAGAGCCCTGTCGGAGACTACGGGGGCTTTGTGAAGCCGCACAAGAAGTACCCGTTGATGTTCGAGGATGAGGAGAACCGCAGGGACAACAAGCGGGCTACTGAGGATTTGGATGAGCAGTACACTCCTCAGAGCCTCGCAAACATGCGCTCTATATTCGAAGAGCTTGGTAAACTGTCAGCCGCACAGAACCAGAAGCGAGAGAACCAGGATGACGAAGACGGCGATGACGATGATGACCTCTACAGGGTTAGGAACCTGGCGTACGAGGACGTGACCGGGGGGGAGGAATGGGTGCCATTAGAGGAGCAGCTCGAGACGGAGGAAGTAGTAAAAGGAAGCCATGAAGAATACGAACGAGGGTTAGGAGATAACGGCGAGCAGGGCGAGGCCATTGAAAGACGAGCTATCCCCACAGAAGAGGACGATCAGAACCCAGAGGATGACACAAAACTCGTGGATTACTACCTGTTGAAGGTCTTGGAGATGACAgaccaagcacaaaaacgggaCCTGATGGAAGGAAGGAGGAGGTTGCTATCCCGACCCTCTCTAATCGACCCTAGGGCAGTTAAACAACTGCTGTCGGCCATTTCAATGAAGCTCCAGGTGCCTCCAGAGGACTTGGTTGGAATGCTCTTCATGGAGGAAACCAGAAAACAACAGCAACGCCTTCCTGAGAACCAGCTGGTTAGGAAGCCCAGCCAACCTCGGTACAAGAGCCGGGTCATCAAGTATTACAACGGTCGACAGCCTGAAGTCACTGTGAGCGATATCCCTCATGATGTCAAAACTGAGGACATCCTGAAAGTGCTTGGGTTAGGGAATCTGGCCAACAAGAATGCTAAGTTTTCTTTGCTGAAGCAAAGGCCCTACAAAACAGCCGTGGCAAAGTACTTCAACCCAAGCGGTAGACGGGGAGGCTTGTTCCTGTCCGAGTTAAACAAAGCTCCAAGCAAAAGAAAAGACGATTACGATGACGACGCAGTGGATGAGGACGAAGAGTCAACCTTCCTCGCAGCCAAACTCCTGACCGAGTACCCCGATACCAGCTCGAGCGATCGCAAGAGAGCTATCGATTCCGCCGCAAATGGACAGTTGCCTTATGAGATGTATGAGGAGGCCatgaaagatttttttgatCAGGTAGATAATGGGAAAAGCACACTCACCAAAAGAGACACCCAAGGGAAAGAGGAGGCCGAGGTGCCCCAAAAGCCACCCAGTCAAGATTCAGTACAGGAGACCGTAGACCAAACTTCACCCGTGTCTGGGACAGAAGAGGGTAAAGAGTATCATGGGAAAATGGTTGCAGGAATGTGA
- the ap1s3b gene encoding AP-1 complex subunit sigma-3b isoform X1 — protein sequence MMHFLLLFSRQGKLRLQKWFLPLPERERKKIVKDMTTMVLARKPRTCNFLHWRDLKIVYKRYASLYFCCGLENQDNELLALEILHRYVELLDKYFGNVCELDIIFNFEKAYFILDEFLMGGEIQETSKQSIAKSVEASDMLQETMEEYMSKPAF from the exons ATG ATGCATTTCCTGTTGCTGTTCAGTCGTCAGGGGAAGTTGCGTCTGCAGAAATGGTTCCTGCCCctgccagagagagagaggaagaagaTTGTGAAGGACATGACCACTATGGTGTTGGCACGGAAACCACGCACATGCAACTTCCTGCACTGGAGAGACCTGAAGATTGTCTATAAGAG GTACGCCAGTCTGTATTTCTGCTGTGGTTTGGAGAACCAGGATAATGAACTTCTGGCTTTAGAGATTCTGCACCGTTATGTGGAGCTACTCGACAAATACTTTGGCAAT GTGTGTGAGCTGGACATCATCTTTAACTTTGAGAAGGCTTATTTCATCCTGGATGAGTTTCTGATGGGTGGAGAGATCCAGGAGACATCCAAACAGTCTATTGCGAAGTCTGTAGAGGCATCAGATATGCTGCAAGAG ACGATGGAAGAATACATGAGCAAACCAGCCTTCTGA
- the ap1s3b gene encoding AP-1 complex subunit sigma-3b isoform X2, translated as MHFLLLFSRQGKLRLQKWFLPLPERERKKIVKDMTTMVLARKPRTCNFLHWRDLKIVYKRYASLYFCCGLENQDNELLALEILHRYVELLDKYFGNVCELDIIFNFEKAYFILDEFLMGGEIQETSKQSIAKSVEASDMLQETMEEYMSKPAF; from the exons ATGCATTTCCTGTTGCTGTTCAGTCGTCAGGGGAAGTTGCGTCTGCAGAAATGGTTCCTGCCCctgccagagagagagaggaagaagaTTGTGAAGGACATGACCACTATGGTGTTGGCACGGAAACCACGCACATGCAACTTCCTGCACTGGAGAGACCTGAAGATTGTCTATAAGAG GTACGCCAGTCTGTATTTCTGCTGTGGTTTGGAGAACCAGGATAATGAACTTCTGGCTTTAGAGATTCTGCACCGTTATGTGGAGCTACTCGACAAATACTTTGGCAAT GTGTGTGAGCTGGACATCATCTTTAACTTTGAGAAGGCTTATTTCATCCTGGATGAGTTTCTGATGGGTGGAGAGATCCAGGAGACATCCAAACAGTCTATTGCGAAGTCTGTAGAGGCATCAGATATGCTGCAAGAG ACGATGGAAGAATACATGAGCAAACCAGCCTTCTGA